The Nocardia higoensis genome has a segment encoding these proteins:
- a CDS encoding ESX secretion-associated protein EspG, which produces MTPTSTFTDLEFFALCRAHKQEYVPPPFVFRSAVATSEEFEELAREKLDGLRARWDPQWSTMIEALVHHDIRLIIDAWDEDDADRPEGIVRVLAIRRGDRGYVVCQQPGKTFWHSGDFTVTECAALELASAAVDMMPEVKPGSRREVVLSTDEDDDGLDYSYGRSAVRDSFADSMDVNSEEFLKAPTERIGSISVIQGRSLFGPRGITEHRLRWRDLVDDGRYVIDDRTPPVAVPASARRLTELINTRIAAVVRAIKDERV; this is translated from the coding sequence ATGACACCGACCTCGACATTCACCGATCTCGAGTTCTTCGCCCTGTGCCGGGCGCACAAGCAGGAATACGTGCCCCCACCGTTCGTCTTCCGAAGCGCAGTCGCCACCAGCGAGGAATTCGAGGAGCTGGCGCGGGAGAAACTGGACGGACTGCGCGCGCGCTGGGACCCGCAGTGGAGCACCATGATCGAAGCGCTCGTCCACCACGACATCCGGCTGATCATCGATGCCTGGGACGAGGATGACGCCGATCGGCCGGAAGGTATCGTGCGCGTTCTGGCGATCCGCCGGGGTGATCGCGGGTATGTGGTCTGCCAACAGCCCGGAAAGACGTTCTGGCACAGTGGCGATTTCACCGTCACCGAATGTGCCGCGCTGGAGCTGGCTTCCGCGGCCGTCGACATGATGCCGGAGGTGAAGCCGGGAAGTCGGCGCGAGGTCGTCCTGTCGACCGACGAGGACGACGACGGGTTGGACTATTCGTACGGCAGGTCGGCGGTGCGTGATTCGTTCGCCGATTCGATGGACGTGAACAGCGAGGAATTCCTGAAGGCGCCGACCGAACGTATCGGCAGCATATCGGTGATCCAAGGGCGTTCCCTGTTCGGTCCGCGTGGCATCACCGAGCACAGATTGCGCTGGCGAGATCTGGTCGACGACGGGCGCTATGTGATCGACGACCGCACACCGCCGGTCGCGGTACCCGCGAGCGCCCGCCGGTTGACGGAGCTGATCAATACCCGGATCGCCGCAGTGGTGCGGGCGATCAAGGACGAGCGGGTGTGA
- a CDS encoding YbaB/EbfC family nucleoid-associated protein → MDELEASVRRRLYRMRDLVDDMSGVRATATSEDGAITVEVDGNGALLNLSFGEGISSLSPADFEQCLVSTATAAAATAFARRAELVTAFNEEVAG, encoded by the coding sequence ATGGACGAGCTGGAAGCGAGCGTGCGTAGACGGCTGTATCGGATGCGCGATCTCGTCGACGACATGTCGGGCGTGCGGGCCACCGCGACGTCGGAAGACGGCGCGATCACCGTCGAGGTGGACGGAAACGGTGCGCTACTGAATCTGTCATTCGGGGAGGGGATTTCGTCGCTTTCGCCTGCCGACTTCGAACAGTGCCTCGTGTCGACGGCCACCGCGGCCGCGGCCACGGCGTTCGCGCGCCGGGCCGAACTGGTCACCGCATTCAACGAGGAAGTCGCCGGGTAG
- a CDS encoding type VII secretion target yields the protein MSELVAEADALRGYAASAAAMAAGVATAGTVDQAATMAAVTPVFGLIGQDFLFAFAHAQANHLSAVMELAAVHAATALTADQSALAYEASEATSRAGFDSVTRDLA from the coding sequence ATGAGCGAGCTCGTAGCTGAAGCCGATGCCCTCCGCGGATACGCGGCGTCCGCCGCCGCGATGGCCGCCGGGGTGGCGACCGCGGGCACGGTCGACCAAGCCGCCACGATGGCGGCGGTGACTCCGGTGTTCGGCCTGATCGGGCAGGATTTCCTGTTCGCGTTCGCGCACGCACAGGCCAATCATCTGTCCGCGGTGATGGAGCTGGCGGCGGTGCACGCCGCGACGGCGCTCACCGCCGATCAGAGTGCGCTCGCCTACGAGGCGTCCGAGGCGACTTCGAGGGCCGGATTCGATTCGGTCACACGCGATCTAGCATGA